A region from the Chitinophaga sp. Cy-1792 genome encodes:
- a CDS encoding serine hydrolase domain-containing protein: protein MKRFFLLPLLLLCFYAGFAQDFTPLDNWLAQAAPLMGGRALLVLYKDGKVVYSHSAGRLNATQQAMGRMIARRQGMEPNLGELTMNTQMAIASCSKWLSAALVMTFVDEGRLKLTDTIGKYLPVLSPAGKGNITISDCLSHLTGIKAPPLRQEQQTMGKATTMEESVQIISELPMEGQPGKVFHYSSIGLQLAAAVLEKISGKDFRTLFRERIANPLHMNSTNFGDQPVPQPAGSARSTPADYIQFLSMILNKGQFEGKQILSKEALAAMQANRISQEVTIAYSPAEAGQFGYGYGEWVMKDHTVTSPGLFGSFPWVNNDAQYAGFLMTFYLDSDGRHARMVELKHLCDQVFQGQSALTK from the coding sequence GTGAAAAGATTTTTCTTACTTCCGCTTTTGCTGCTGTGTTTTTATGCCGGCTTTGCGCAGGACTTCACACCGCTGGACAATTGGCTGGCGCAGGCAGCGCCGCTCATGGGAGGGCGCGCATTATTAGTACTTTATAAAGATGGGAAAGTAGTGTACAGCCATTCTGCCGGCAGACTGAATGCTACCCAGCAGGCCATGGGCCGGATGATTGCCAGGCGTCAGGGGATGGAACCGAACCTTGGTGAATTGACAATGAATACACAGATGGCGATTGCCAGCTGCAGCAAGTGGCTCAGTGCCGCGCTGGTCATGACCTTTGTGGACGAAGGCCGCCTGAAGCTGACAGATACTATCGGGAAATATCTGCCTGTACTATCTCCCGCAGGGAAAGGAAATATTACGATCAGTGATTGCCTGTCGCACCTGACCGGCATAAAAGCTCCTCCCCTGCGCCAGGAGCAGCAAACAATGGGGAAAGCCACTACCATGGAAGAATCTGTGCAGATCATCAGTGAGTTGCCCATGGAAGGCCAGCCAGGAAAAGTATTTCACTACAGCAGCATCGGATTGCAGCTGGCAGCGGCGGTGCTGGAGAAAATCAGTGGTAAAGACTTCCGTACCCTCTTCCGGGAACGCATCGCCAATCCGTTACATATGAACAGTACCAATTTTGGCGACCAGCCGGTGCCGCAGCCCGCAGGCAGTGCACGGAGTACGCCGGCAGACTATATCCAGTTTCTGTCGATGATACTGAACAAGGGTCAGTTTGAAGGGAAGCAAATCCTGAGTAAGGAAGCCCTGGCAGCCATGCAGGCGAACCGAATCAGCCAGGAGGTGACGATTGCCTATAGTCCGGCAGAAGCCGGCCAGTTTGGCTACGGCTATGGCGAATGGGTGATGAAAGACCATACGGTAACCAGTCCGGGTTTATTCGGCAGCTTTCCCTGGGTCAATAATGATGCGCAGTACGCCGGTTTCCTGATGACCTTCTATCTCGACAGCGACGGCAGGCATGCAAGGATGGTAGAGCTGAAACATTTATGTGATCAGGTATTTCAGGGGCAGAGCGCGTTAACAAAGTAA